In a genomic window of Thermodesulfatator atlanticus DSM 21156:
- the glk gene encoding glucokinase, translated as MILAGDVGGTKTLLAFFKEEGPARALKLRRFATKDFKSLSSLIKAYLSEVKIVPKTISLAVAGPVVRGQVNMVNVGWRFSVSSLAKSLGIKQVFLLNDLEATALAVFFLKNRYLRTIKPGKPDPMGNIAVIAAGTGLGEALLIRKHASFPIPVATEGGHVDFAPWDELTWEIYQFLAKKFGHVSVERVASGLGIEQIYRFLCEKEGVSPRFNKASEIGPAGLSGEDLLSEKTLEIFFKAYGREAGNLALKCLATGGVFVAGGIAPKLEPFFERGLFQEAFLDKGRLKETLSNIPIYLVTHPYPALLGAAKFARRFTAKKQHTTKK; from the coding sequence ATGATCCTTGCAGGAGACGTCGGCGGGACAAAGACTCTTCTTGCGTTTTTTAAAGAAGAGGGTCCCGCTCGTGCTCTAAAATTAAGGCGTTTCGCCACAAAAGACTTTAAGAGTCTTTCTTCTTTGATAAAAGCCTATCTCAGCGAAGTTAAAATCGTCCCAAAAACGATTTCTCTTGCGGTGGCAGGGCCGGTGGTGCGTGGTCAGGTGAATATGGTAAATGTAGGCTGGCGCTTTTCGGTATCTTCCCTTGCCAAATCCCTTGGTATCAAACAGGTTTTCCTGCTAAATGATCTTGAAGCCACTGCTCTTGCTGTTTTTTTCTTAAAAAATCGCTATTTAAGAACCATTAAGCCAGGAAAACCCGACCCTATGGGTAACATAGCTGTTATTGCAGCAGGCACAGGGCTTGGGGAAGCCCTTCTTATCAGAAAACACGCTTCTTTTCCCATTCCTGTAGCAACCGAAGGCGGCCACGTAGATTTTGCCCCCTGGGATGAACTCACCTGGGAGATCTATCAATTTCTGGCCAAGAAATTTGGCCACGTTAGTGTAGAAAGAGTAGCCTCAGGTCTAGGAATTGAGCAGATTTATCGCTTTCTTTGCGAAAAAGAAGGCGTAAGCCCACGTTTTAACAAGGCTTCAGAAATTGGCCCTGCTGGCTTAAGCGGAGAAGATCTCCTTTCGGAAAAAACCCTTGAAATATTTTTTAAGGCCTACGGGAGAGAAGCCGGAAACCTTGCCCTTAAATGCCTGGCCACAGGAGGAGTGTTTGTGGCCGGAGGCATTGCCCCTAAGCTTGAACCATTTTTTGAAAGGGGCCTTTTTCAAGAGGCCTTCTTAGATAAAGGCAGGCTTAAAGAGACCTTAAGCAACATACCAATTTATCTGGTAACTCATCCTTATCCCGCCCTTTTAGGGGCAGCAAAGTTTGCGCGCCGGTTTACCGCGAAAAAGCAACATACCACGAAAAAATAA
- a CDS encoding OmpH family outer membrane protein — protein sequence MQKLVFCLVFLLVAGSLSNLYASELKIGVIDLQAVVRKSEAGQEALKKLQEKFNVLKEKLQAQEQKLRKFKQDLEKKAPLLSEEARREKEREYQKMLREYQAAREDAQFEMKQEEEKALKPIMKDLEQVVKNLAEKEDYDLILEKRMPGLYWASEKVDITDKVVELYNQYRTSKKK from the coding sequence ATGCAAAAGCTAGTTTTTTGTTTGGTGTTTTTGCTCGTAGCTGGCTCTTTAAGTAATTTGTATGCTTCTGAGCTAAAAATCGGGGTCATTGATTTGCAAGCCGTAGTGCGCAAATCAGAGGCCGGGCAAGAGGCCCTTAAAAAACTCCAAGAAAAATTTAACGTGCTGAAAGAAAAGTTGCAGGCCCAAGAGCAAAAACTACGCAAATTCAAACAAGACCTTGAGAAAAAAGCACCGCTTCTTTCAGAAGAGGCCCGTCGCGAAAAAGAACGTGAGTATCAAAAAATGCTAAGAGAATACCAGGCTGCTCGCGAAGATGCCCAGTTTGAGATGAAACAGGAAGAAGAAAAGGCCCTTAAACCCATCATGAAAGACTTAGAACAAGTCGTAAAAAATCTTGCGGAAAAAGAAGACTATGATCTCATCCTAGAAAAGAGAATGCCCGGGCTTTACTGGGCCTCAGAAAAAGTAGACATTACCGACAAAGTAGTAGAGCTTTACAATCAATATCGTACTTCCAAGAAGAAATGA
- the pal gene encoding peptidoglycan-associated lipoprotein Pal, translated as MTKNTFWIFLMVFSFLVVSCAKKEIPYTPAETPPPSVKQETSPQQAEEIPQAKVEEAVPSPEAPAFEEVGLEPKSAAWVDAHREELLIYGRSTRPFKAIFFDFDSYAIRDDMKERLMENARYLLEHPEIRVELQGNCDERGSSEYNLALGERRALAVKRYLLNLGVPEGQLTTVSFGEERPLDPRHNEEAWALNRRVDFVIIK; from the coding sequence ATGACAAAAAACACCTTTTGGATTTTCTTGATGGTTTTTTCCTTTTTGGTTGTTTCTTGCGCCAAAAAAGAAATCCCTTACACTCCGGCAGAAACACCACCACCATCTGTAAAACAAGAAACCTCTCCCCAACAAGCAGAAGAAATCCCTCAGGCTAAAGTAGAAGAAGCGGTGCCTTCTCCAGAGGCCCCTGCCTTTGAAGAAGTAGGCCTTGAACCAAAAAGTGCCGCATGGGTTGATGCTCATCGGGAAGAACTTCTCATTTACGGGCGCAGCACAAGGCCTTTTAAAGCAATCTTTTTTGACTTTGACTCATACGCCATCAGAGACGACATGAAAGAGCGGCTTATGGAAAACGCACGTTATCTTCTGGAACACCCAGAGATCAGGGTAGAACTCCAGGGTAATTGTGATGAACGCGGCTCAAGTGAATACAACCTAGCCCTTGGCGAACGCCGTGCCCTTGCGGTAAAACGCTACCTGCTTAATCTTGGCGTCCCTGAAGGGCAACTTACCACCGTGAGTTTTGGCGAAGAAAGACCTCTTGATCCAAGGCACAATGAAGAAGCCTGGGCCCTTAACCGCCGGGTTGACTTTGTGATAATTAAATAA